Proteins from a genomic interval of Mycobacterium conspicuum:
- a CDS encoding aldehyde dehydrogenase family protein, which yields MRLINPATEQVLRSVEHADAAAVDDAVRRAGAAQRRWARRAPAERAAALRAFAAAVDAHIDELAALEVANSGHPISSAEWEAGHVRDVLNFYAGGPERLSGKQIPVAGGLDVTFHEPLGVVGVITPWNFPMMIASWGIAPALAAGNAVLVKPAEWTPLTTMRLGELAAEAGLDADLLQVLPGAGEVVGQRFVTHPAVRKIVFTGSTEVGKRVMAGAAAQVKRVTLELGGKSANIVFADCDLERAAATAPAGVFDNAGQDCCARSRILVQRSVYDRFMELLEPAVKRVVVGDPTARDTEMGPLVSGAHRDKVASYVPDDAPVAFRGSAPQGPGFWFAPTVLTPPRGDRAVTEEIFGPVVTVLAFDDEADAVALANDTAYGLSGSIWTDDLSRALRVSRAVEAGNLSVNSHSSVRYQTPFGGFKESGLGRGLGPDAPLHFTETKNVFIAIKED from the coding sequence ATGCGGCTGATCAACCCCGCCACCGAGCAGGTGCTGCGCTCGGTCGAGCACGCCGACGCCGCCGCCGTCGACGACGCGGTGCGCCGGGCCGGCGCGGCCCAGCGGCGCTGGGCCAGACGGGCACCGGCCGAACGTGCCGCCGCGCTGCGGGCGTTCGCCGCCGCCGTCGACGCCCACATCGACGAGCTGGCCGCCCTCGAGGTGGCCAACTCCGGGCACCCGATCTCCTCCGCCGAATGGGAGGCCGGCCACGTCCGCGACGTGCTGAACTTCTATGCCGGCGGCCCGGAACGCTTGTCCGGCAAGCAGATTCCCGTCGCCGGGGGCCTGGACGTCACCTTCCACGAACCGCTGGGCGTGGTCGGGGTGATCACACCGTGGAACTTCCCGATGATGATCGCGTCCTGGGGCATCGCGCCGGCCCTGGCCGCCGGCAACGCCGTGCTGGTCAAGCCCGCCGAGTGGACCCCGCTGACGACGATGCGGCTCGGTGAGCTGGCCGCCGAAGCCGGGCTGGACGCGGACCTGCTGCAGGTGCTGCCGGGCGCCGGCGAGGTGGTGGGGCAGCGGTTCGTCACCCACCCCGCCGTCCGCAAGATCGTCTTCACCGGGTCGACCGAAGTCGGCAAGCGCGTAATGGCTGGCGCCGCAGCGCAAGTCAAGCGGGTCACGCTGGAGCTTGGGGGCAAAAGCGCCAACATCGTGTTCGCCGACTGCGACCTGGAGCGCGCGGCGGCCACCGCGCCGGCCGGGGTGTTCGACAACGCCGGTCAGGACTGCTGTGCCCGCAGCCGAATCCTGGTGCAGCGCAGCGTCTACGACCGGTTCATGGAGTTGCTCGAACCCGCGGTGAAACGCGTCGTCGTCGGGGACCCGACGGCCCGCGACACCGAGATGGGTCCGTTGGTGTCCGGCGCGCACCGCGACAAGGTGGCCTCCTATGTGCCCGACGACGCCCCGGTCGCGTTCCGCGGCTCGGCGCCGCAGGGACCCGGATTCTGGTTCGCCCCAACGGTTCTCACGCCGCCGCGCGGCGACCGCGCGGTCACCGAGGAGATCTTCGGCCCGGTGGTCACGGTGCTGGCGTTCGACGACGAGGCCGACGCCGTCGCGCTGGCCAACGACACGGCCTACGGGTTGTCGGGCTCGATCTGGACCGACGACCTGTCCCGCGCGCTGCGGGTGTCGCGGGCGGTCGAAGCCGGCAACCTCTCGGTGAACTCCCACTCCTCGGTCCGCTACCAAACGCCCTTCGGCGGTTTCAAGGAGTCGGGGCTGGGCCGCGGGCTGGGCCCGGACGCTCCGCTGCACTTCACCGAGACCAAGAACGTGTTCATCGCAATCAAGGAGGATTAG
- a CDS encoding 3-oxoacyl-ACP reductase, which yields MVDLSRRLAGRVALITGGGSGIGLAAARRMHAEGARIVIGDIDRDAGAATAEELSGLFVPVDVSDEAAVDALFDAAAQTYGSVDIAFNNAGISPPDDDVIENTDLPAWQRVQDVNLKSVYLCCRAALRHMVPAQKGSIINTASFVAVLGSATSQISYTASKGGVLAMSRELGVQFARQGIRVNALCPGPVNTPLLQELFAKDPERAARRLVHVPIGRFAEPDEIAAAVAFLASDDASFITASTFLVDGGISSAYVTPL from the coding sequence GTGGTCGATCTGAGCCGACGCCTGGCGGGCCGGGTGGCGCTCATCACCGGCGGCGGCAGCGGCATCGGCCTGGCGGCCGCGCGTCGAATGCACGCCGAGGGCGCGCGGATCGTCATCGGCGACATCGACCGCGACGCGGGCGCGGCGACGGCCGAAGAGCTCTCCGGTTTGTTTGTGCCCGTTGATGTTTCCGACGAGGCCGCGGTCGACGCGCTTTTCGACGCCGCGGCGCAGACCTACGGCTCGGTCGACATCGCGTTCAACAACGCCGGCATCTCGCCGCCGGACGACGATGTGATCGAAAATACCGATTTGCCGGCCTGGCAACGCGTTCAGGACGTGAATCTGAAATCGGTGTACCTGTGCTGTCGGGCGGCGTTGCGGCACATGGTGCCCGCGCAAAAGGGTTCCATCATCAACACGGCCTCGTTCGTCGCGGTACTGGGCTCGGCGACCTCGCAGATCTCCTACACCGCGTCCAAGGGCGGGGTGCTGGCGATGTCACGGGAGCTGGGCGTGCAATTCGCCCGGCAGGGCATCCGGGTCAACGCGTTGTGCCCCGGGCCGGTCAACACCCCGTTGCTGCAAGAGCTTTTCGCCAAGGACCCCGAGCGGGCCGCGCGCCGGCTGGTGCACGTGCCGATCGGCCGGTTCGCCGAACCAGACGAAATCGCCGCTGCGGTAGCATTTTTGGCCAGTGACGACGCGTCGTTCATCACCGCGTCGACCTTTTTGGTGGACGGCGGGATCAGCTCGGCGTACGTGACGCCGCTGTGA
- a CDS encoding PPE family protein, SVP subgroup, which produces MSAIPDALRALSWSPLSTVDACLATVTSPLSKMSSLTTPSDVALTHLSSVNKAAALRTAASMLSQLKQPGVAARARRATSIGSLSVPFAWTDAVPAAGPGRRVTAASRTPS; this is translated from the coding sequence ATGTCAGCGATTCCCGATGCGCTGCGGGCGCTCTCCTGGTCGCCGCTGAGCACGGTCGATGCTTGCCTTGCGACGGTGACATCGCCGCTGTCAAAAATGAGTTCACTGACCACGCCCTCGGACGTCGCGCTGACGCACCTGAGTTCGGTAAACAAGGCGGCGGCGCTGCGCACCGCCGCGTCGATGCTGTCGCAGTTGAAGCAACCAGGCGTCGCCGCGCGTGCCCGTCGCGCGACGTCGATCGGAAGCTTGTCGGTGCCGTTCGCCTGGACGGACGCGGTTCCCGCCGCCGGCCCCGGCCGCCGCGTCACAGCGGCGTCACGTACGCCGAGCTGA
- a CDS encoding alkaline phosphatase family protein, which yields MPGSICDVLPAVAALFDVPDAVDRLGLAEQVGDVDRVLVVLVDGLGWHLLPRLAGDAPLLASVLAGAGRLGQLECTFPSTTPTSLVSLGTGAQPGEHGILGFTLNIPGTDRVLTHILWRDDPPYPEWQPLPTWFERLRAAGVDARAVLPAAFIGSGLTDAAYRGAQLLALHPNGDHAAQLTEVLRAGPGVVYGYTADLDNAAHAFGVGSPQWHQAAAGIDALLTRLVEALPRNAALLVTADHGGLNVAPDARVDLDLDPRLGAGVRVVAGEARVRYLHTQPGAAADVQAAWTEAAAGWAHVYSREQAVASGMFGPVNPAHLARIGDVVVVCTGDAAVLATAHEPAEMARLIGFHGGRTDVEMAIPLIVLPA from the coding sequence GTGCCCGGCTCGATCTGCGACGTGCTGCCCGCGGTGGCGGCGCTGTTCGACGTCCCCGACGCCGTCGACCGGCTCGGGCTGGCGGAGCAAGTCGGCGACGTCGATCGGGTGCTGGTCGTGCTCGTCGACGGCCTCGGCTGGCACCTGTTGCCCCGGCTGGCCGGTGACGCGCCGCTGCTCGCCTCCGTTCTCGCCGGCGCCGGACGGCTCGGCCAGCTGGAGTGCACCTTCCCGTCCACCACGCCGACCAGCCTGGTGTCGCTGGGCACCGGGGCGCAGCCCGGCGAACACGGCATCCTGGGCTTCACGCTGAATATCCCCGGCACCGACCGGGTGCTCACCCACATCCTGTGGCGGGACGACCCGCCCTACCCCGAATGGCAGCCGCTACCAACCTGGTTCGAGCGGCTGCGCGCGGCCGGTGTTGATGCCCGCGCCGTGCTGCCGGCGGCGTTCATCGGCAGCGGGCTCACCGACGCGGCCTACCGGGGTGCGCAACTGCTGGCCCTGCACCCCAACGGGGACCACGCCGCCCAGCTGACCGAGGTGCTGCGCGCCGGACCCGGCGTGGTCTACGGCTACACCGCCGACCTGGACAACGCGGCCCATGCGTTCGGTGTCGGCTCGCCGCAGTGGCACCAGGCGGCGGCCGGCATCGACGCCCTGTTGACCCGGCTGGTCGAGGCGCTGCCGCGCAACGCGGCGCTGCTGGTGACCGCCGACCACGGCGGCCTCAACGTCGCGCCGGACGCGCGGGTGGACCTCGACCTCGACCCGCGGCTGGGCGCGGGGGTGCGGGTCGTCGCCGGCGAAGCGCGGGTGCGCTACCTACACACCCAGCCCGGCGCCGCCGCGGACGTGCAAGCCGCCTGGACCGAGGCGGCGGCCGGCTGGGCCCACGTCTACAGCCGCGAGCAGGCCGTCGCCAGCGGGATGTTCGGGCCCGTCAACCCGGCGCACCTGGCGCGAATCGGCGATGTCGTCGTCGTGTGCACCGGCGACGCGGCGGTGCTGGCGACCGCACACGAACCCGCCGAAATGGCGCGCCTGATCGGCTTTCACGGCGGACGCACCGACGTCGAAATGGCGATCCCGCTCATCGTCTTGCCGGCCTGA
- the nicT gene encoding Nickel transporter NicT: protein MSNRSRLRGALSPAEWSRLGLMLAVIVGLHLVGWITLVWIVEPARLSLGGKAFGTGVGLTAYTLGLRHAFDADHIAAIDNTTRKLMSDGRRPLAVGFFFSLGHSTVVFGLALLLATGVKAVIGPVQDDSSRLHHYTGLIGTGVSGVFLYLIALLNVVVLVGILRVFARLRRGEYDSEQDGAELERQLVNRGLLNRFLGRVTASITASWQMYPVGLLFGLGFDTATEIALLVLAGSSAAAGLPWYAILCLPVLFTAGMCLLDTIDGSFMNFAYGWAFANPVRKIYYNLTITGLSVAVALQIGSIELLGLFAGQLGWRGPFWDWLGGFDLNAVGFVVVGVFVLTWVIALLVWRYARIEEKWAPRRNVPH, encoded by the coding sequence GTGTCGAACCGGTCTCGGCTGCGCGGCGCCCTCTCGCCCGCCGAGTGGTCGCGTCTGGGGTTGATGCTGGCGGTAATCGTCGGCCTTCATCTGGTCGGTTGGATCACCCTGGTATGGATCGTGGAGCCGGCGCGGCTCAGCCTGGGCGGCAAGGCTTTTGGCACCGGGGTCGGGCTGACGGCCTACACCCTGGGCCTGCGGCACGCCTTCGACGCCGACCACATCGCCGCGATCGACAACACCACCCGCAAACTGATGAGCGACGGGCGGCGCCCCCTTGCGGTCGGATTCTTCTTCTCGCTGGGCCACTCGACGGTGGTGTTCGGGCTGGCGCTGCTGCTGGCGACCGGGGTCAAGGCCGTCATCGGACCGGTCCAGGACGACTCCTCGCGGCTGCACCACTACACCGGGCTGATCGGCACCGGCGTCTCGGGCGTGTTCCTGTATTTGATCGCCCTGCTCAATGTCGTCGTCCTGGTCGGCATCCTGCGCGTGTTCGCCAGGTTGCGCCGCGGCGAATACGACTCGGAACAAGACGGGGCCGAGCTGGAGCGGCAGCTGGTGAACCGAGGATTACTCAACCGGTTCCTCGGCCGCGTCACCGCATCCATCACCGCGTCCTGGCAGATGTATCCGGTCGGGCTGTTGTTCGGGTTGGGCTTCGACACCGCGACCGAGATCGCGCTGCTGGTGCTGGCCGGCAGCAGCGCGGCAGCCGGGTTGCCCTGGTACGCCATCCTGTGTCTGCCCGTGCTGTTCACCGCCGGCATGTGCCTGCTGGACACCATCGACGGCTCGTTCATGAACTTCGCCTACGGCTGGGCCTTTGCCAACCCGGTGCGCAAGATCTACTACAACCTCACCATCACCGGGCTGTCGGTCGCCGTCGCGCTGCAGATCGGCAGCATCGAACTGCTCGGCTTGTTCGCCGGCCAGCTGGGGTGGCGCGGCCCGTTCTGGGACTGGCTCGGCGGGTTCGACCTGAACGCCGTCGGCTTCGTCGTCGTCGGCGTGTTCGTCCTGACCTGGGTCATCGCGCTGCTGGTGTGGCGGTACGCGCGCATCGAGGAGAAATGGGCACCCCGGCGAAACGTGCCACACTGA
- the mtr gene encoding mycothione reductase, giving the protein MEAYDIAIIGTGSGNSILDERYAAKRTAICEQGTFGGTCLNVGCIPTKMFVYAADVAETIRAAARYGVDAHIDGVRWRDIVSRVFGRIDPIAMSGEDYRRSARNIDVYAEHTRFGPVQADGRYLLRTDSGEEFTADQVVIAAGSRPMIPPAILACGVHHHTSDTIMRIDELPEHLVIVGSGFVAAEFAHIFSALGVRVTLVIRSGRMLRHCDDTICERFTRIAARKWELRTHREVVGGHNRGHGVSLELDDGSTLDADLLLVATGRVPNGDQLNAERAGVAVEDGRVLVDEYQRTSARGVFALGDVSSPYQLKHVANHEARVVRHNLLCDWDDTASMAVTDHRYVPSAVFTEPQLAEVGLTENQAVAQGFDITCKVQDYGDVAYGWAMEDTTGIVKLIAERGTGRLLGAHILGYQASSIIQPLIQAMSFGLTAPQMARGQYWIHPALPEVVENALLGLY; this is encoded by the coding sequence GTGGAGGCATACGACATCGCGATCATCGGAACCGGTTCGGGCAACAGCATTCTCGATGAGCGCTATGCCGCCAAGCGGACCGCGATCTGCGAGCAGGGCACCTTCGGCGGTACCTGCCTCAACGTCGGATGCATCCCGACGAAGATGTTCGTCTACGCGGCCGACGTCGCCGAGACGATCCGCGCCGCCGCGCGTTACGGCGTCGACGCGCACATCGACGGGGTGCGTTGGCGCGACATCGTCTCCCGGGTTTTCGGGCGCATCGACCCGATCGCCATGTCCGGCGAGGACTATCGGCGCTCGGCCCGCAACATCGATGTCTACGCCGAGCACACCCGTTTCGGACCGGTGCAGGCCGACGGCCGTTACCTGCTGCGCACCGACTCGGGCGAAGAGTTCACCGCCGATCAGGTGGTGATCGCGGCGGGCTCGCGGCCGATGATCCCGCCGGCCATCCTCGCCTGCGGCGTCCACCATCACACCAGCGACACCATCATGCGGATCGACGAATTGCCCGAGCATCTGGTGATCGTCGGAAGTGGCTTCGTGGCAGCCGAATTCGCGCACATCTTCTCTGCGCTCGGGGTGCGGGTCACCCTGGTGATCCGCAGCGGCAGGATGCTGCGGCATTGCGACGACACCATCTGCGAACGGTTCACCCGCATCGCGGCGCGCAAATGGGAGTTGCGCACCCACCGCGAGGTGGTGGGCGGCCACAACCGGGGCCACGGCGTCAGCCTCGAGCTCGATGACGGTTCCACCTTGGACGCCGACCTGCTGCTGGTCGCGACCGGCCGGGTGCCCAACGGCGATCAGCTGAACGCCGAGCGGGCCGGTGTCGCCGTCGAGGACGGTCGGGTATTGGTCGACGAATACCAACGCACCTCCGCGCGTGGGGTTTTCGCGCTCGGCGACGTCTCCTCGCCGTATCAGCTCAAGCACGTCGCCAACCACGAGGCCCGCGTGGTGCGGCACAACCTGCTGTGCGACTGGGACGACACCGCGTCGATGGCCGTCACCGACCACCGCTACGTGCCGTCGGCGGTGTTCACCGAGCCCCAGCTGGCCGAGGTCGGGTTGACCGAAAACCAAGCCGTGGCACAGGGATTCGATATCACCTGCAAGGTCCAGGACTACGGCGACGTCGCCTACGGCTGGGCGATGGAGGACACCACCGGGATCGTCAAACTCATCGCCGAGCGCGGCACCGGGCGCCTGCTGGGCGCGCACATCCTGGGCTATCAGGCGTCGTCGATCATCCAGCCGTTGATCCAGGCGATGAGCTTCGGGTTGACCGCCCCGCAGATGGCGCGTGGCCAGTACTGGATTCACCCCGCGTTGCCCGAAGTGGTGGAAAACGCGCTACTGGGCCTGTACTGA
- a CDS encoding alpha/beta hydrolase, with protein sequence MTGWVPDVLPGFWQCTLALGPDPAGEGDLVATLIRRGTQAEVTGAQHAVLAVHGYTDYFFHTALADHFWQRGFAFYALDLQKCGRSRRDGQTPHFITDLAQYDAELERALTLINEGNRVKVLVYGHSAGGLIVSLWLDRVRRRGATARSGIGGLVLNSPFLDLHGPAALRLPVTSALIAGLSRLRSKGVIRPPSEGGYGTTLHRDYDGEFDYNLQWKPLGGFPITLGWLHAIRRGHARLHRGLDVGVPNLILRSDHSVRETTDSAAMQCGDAVLDVTQIARWAGCIGNHSTIVPVPDAKHDVFLSLPRPREVAYHQLDLWLDRYLATTSAPSGRA encoded by the coding sequence GTGACTGGCTGGGTGCCTGACGTCCTGCCCGGATTCTGGCAGTGCACCCTGGCGCTCGGGCCCGATCCGGCCGGCGAGGGCGACCTCGTCGCGACGCTGATCCGGCGCGGGACCCAGGCGGAGGTCACCGGGGCCCAGCACGCGGTGTTGGCGGTGCACGGCTACACCGACTATTTCTTCCACACCGCGCTGGCCGATCACTTCTGGCAGCGGGGCTTCGCCTTCTATGCGCTGGACCTACAGAAGTGCGGTCGTTCCCGACGCGACGGTCAGACCCCCCACTTCATCACCGACCTTGCCCAGTACGACGCCGAACTCGAACGGGCGTTGACGCTGATCAACGAGGGGAACCGGGTCAAGGTGTTGGTGTACGGCCACTCGGCCGGCGGGCTGATCGTGTCGCTGTGGCTGGATCGAGTGCGCCGGCGCGGTGCCACGGCACGCAGCGGCATCGGCGGGCTGGTGCTCAACAGCCCTTTCCTGGATCTGCACGGCCCGGCGGCGCTGCGCCTGCCGGTGACGTCGGCGTTGATCGCCGGCCTGTCGCGGCTGCGCTCCAAGGGGGTGATCCGGCCACCCAGCGAAGGCGGCTACGGCACCACCCTGCACCGCGACTACGACGGCGAGTTCGACTACAACCTGCAGTGGAAACCGTTGGGCGGCTTCCCGATCACGCTCGGGTGGCTGCACGCCATCCGCCGGGGTCACGCGCGGCTGCATCGCGGGCTCGATGTGGGCGTGCCGAATCTGATCCTGCGGTCCGACCACAGCGTGCGCGAAACCACCGATTCCGCCGCCATGCAATGCGGCGACGCGGTTCTCGACGTCACCCAGATCGCCCGATGGGCCGGCTGCATCGGCAACCACAGCACCATCGTTCCGGTTCCCGACGCCAAACACGACGTGTTCTTGTCGCTGCCGCGGCCGCGGGAGGTCGCCTATCACCAGCTGGACCTGTGGCTGGATCGCTACCTGGCGACGACGTCAGCACCATCCGGGAGGGCGTGA
- the mqo gene encoding malate dehydrogenase (quinone): MSKVAAADVVLVGAGIMSATLGALLRRLEPDWSITLIERLDAVAAESSGPWNNAGTGHSALCEMNYTPQLPDGSIDITKAVFVNEQFQVTRQFWAWAAENGILTPRNFLNAVPHVSFVRGAERVEYLRRRQQALAHNPLFARTELIDDPDEFACRLPFMAAGRDFAEPVALNWAADGTDVDFGALSAQLIGFCVRNGASALFGHEVRALSRKSDGGWSLTVRNRRTGENRKLNAKFVFVGAGGDALTVLQKSGIAEVKGFAGFPIGGRFLRTDNPALTAAHRAKVYGVPAPGAPPLGALHLDLRFVNGREWLVFGPYAGWSPKFLKHGHVTDLPRSVKPDNLVSMLGVGVTQLTLLRYLIGQLRLTKPDRVAKLREFAPSAVDSDWEPTVAGQRVQVIRRDRSKGGVLEFNTTVLNSADGSMAGLLGGSPGASTAVPIMLDVLARCFRQRYQSWLPALKEMVPSLGAELSREPALYDEVWSWGSKALQLVAAS; encoded by the coding sequence GTGTCGAAGGTAGCCGCAGCCGACGTCGTGCTGGTGGGCGCGGGCATCATGAGCGCCACCCTGGGCGCGTTGCTGCGGCGGCTGGAGCCCGACTGGTCCATCACGCTGATCGAGCGGCTCGACGCCGTTGCCGCCGAAAGCAGCGGTCCGTGGAACAACGCCGGCACCGGGCACTCGGCGCTGTGCGAAATGAACTACACCCCGCAGCTGCCGGACGGATCGATCGACATCACCAAGGCGGTGTTCGTCAACGAGCAATTCCAGGTGACCCGGCAGTTCTGGGCGTGGGCCGCGGAGAACGGCATCCTGACACCGCGCAATTTCCTCAACGCGGTGCCGCACGTGAGCTTCGTCCGCGGCGCCGAGCGCGTCGAATACCTGCGACGGCGGCAGCAGGCGCTGGCACACAACCCGTTGTTCGCGCGCACCGAGTTGATCGACGATCCCGACGAGTTCGCCTGCCGCCTTCCGTTCATGGCCGCCGGGCGCGACTTCGCCGAGCCGGTCGCGCTCAACTGGGCCGCCGACGGGACCGACGTGGACTTCGGTGCGCTGTCGGCGCAACTGATCGGATTCTGCGTGCGCAACGGCGCCAGCGCGCTGTTTGGTCACGAGGTCCGCGCCCTGTCCCGAAAGTCCGACGGCGGCTGGTCGCTGACGGTGCGCAATCGGCGCACCGGCGAAAACCGGAAATTGAACGCCAAATTCGTCTTTGTCGGGGCCGGCGGCGACGCCCTGACGGTGTTGCAGAAGTCCGGCATCGCGGAGGTCAAGGGGTTTGCCGGCTTCCCGATCGGCGGCCGGTTCCTGCGCACCGACAACCCCGCGCTGACCGCCGCGCACCGGGCCAAGGTGTACGGCGTGCCCGCGCCCGGCGCCCCGCCGCTCGGCGCGCTTCATCTGGACCTGAGGTTCGTCAACGGCCGGGAGTGGTTGGTGTTCGGGCCGTACGCGGGCTGGTCGCCCAAATTCTTGAAGCACGGACACGTCACCGATCTGCCGCGCTCGGTCAAACCGGACAACCTGGTATCGATGCTGGGCGTCGGCGTCACCCAGTTGACGCTGCTGCGCTACCTGATCGGCCAGCTGCGCCTCACCAAACCCGACCGCGTCGCCAAGTTGCGCGAATTCGCGCCCAGCGCAGTCGATTCGGACTGGGAGCCGACGGTGGCCGGGCAGCGCGTGCAGGTGATCCGCCGAGACCGGAGCAAGGGCGGGGTGCTCGAATTCAACACCACCGTGCTGAATTCGGCCGACGGCAGCATGGCCGGGCTGCTCGGCGGGTCCCCGGGGGCGTCGACCGCCGTGCCGATCATGCTCGACGTGCTGGCGCGGTGCTTCCGCCAGCGGTACCAATCCTGGCTGCCCGCGCTCAAAGAGATGGTGCCGTCGCTGGGCGCAGAGCTGTCTCGTGAACCCGCGTTGTACGACGAGGTGTGGTCCTGGGGCAGTAAGGCTCTTCAGCTGGTGGCCGCGTCATGA
- a CDS encoding GNAT family N-acetyltransferase, whose amino-acid sequence MSAALRRAWAKDLDVPTLYELLKLRVEVFVVEQAIPYPELDGRDLLAETRHFWLERSDGEVICTLRLMEEHAGGEKSFRIGRLCTKRSARGQGHTTRLLRAALAEVGEYPCRINAQTYLADMYSQFGFIRDGEDFVDDGVPHVPMLRPGSGLAEKP is encoded by the coding sequence ATGAGTGCAGCGTTGCGCCGCGCGTGGGCCAAAGACCTTGACGTCCCAACGCTTTACGAGCTGCTCAAGCTGCGGGTGGAGGTCTTCGTCGTCGAACAGGCCATCCCGTATCCCGAACTCGATGGGCGCGACCTGCTCGCCGAAACCCGACACTTCTGGCTGGAGCGGTCCGACGGCGAAGTGATCTGTACGCTGCGGCTGATGGAGGAGCACGCCGGGGGCGAAAAGTCGTTTCGGATCGGGAGGCTGTGCACCAAGCGCAGCGCCCGCGGCCAGGGCCACACCACCCGGCTGCTGCGCGCCGCGCTGGCCGAGGTGGGCGAATACCCGTGCCGCATTAACGCGCAGACGTATCTTGCCGACATGTACTCCCAATTCGGATTCATCCGCGACGGTGAGGATTTCGTCGACGACGGCGTTCCGCACGTGCCCATGCTGCGGCCCGGTTCCGGCCTGGCGGAAAAGCCATGA